In a single window of the Tistrella bauzanensis genome:
- a CDS encoding TRAP transporter small permease subunit produces MSTPSKSPAASRIENRTASLLVWGGGVALIVMAFVITIEALMRKFLNHSFGGVDEITSYVFAAASTAAFAAAVLNGTHIRIAILRDRLAPPLRVGLDLIAWGCLAVVFAILAWRGTLLAITSFTDGARSVTPMRTALWIPQGIWALGLTMTVLAALMLAVRAIGRLRAGDRAGAAALFAPVDEVASTLEPVISSGDTEKGPGR; encoded by the coding sequence ATGTCGACCCCGTCGAAATCCCCCGCCGCATCCCGGATCGAAAACAGGACGGCATCCCTGCTGGTCTGGGGCGGTGGCGTGGCGCTGATCGTGATGGCCTTCGTCATCACGATCGAGGCCCTGATGCGCAAATTCCTGAACCATTCCTTCGGCGGGGTCGACGAAATCACCAGCTATGTCTTCGCCGCCGCATCGACAGCCGCCTTTGCCGCCGCGGTGCTGAACGGCACCCATATCCGCATCGCCATTCTGCGCGACCGACTGGCCCCGCCCTTGCGGGTGGGGCTCGACCTCATCGCCTGGGGCTGCCTGGCGGTGGTGTTCGCCATCCTCGCCTGGCGCGGCACCCTGCTTGCCATCACCTCGTTCACCGACGGTGCCCGCTCGGTAACCCCGATGCGCACGGCCCTCTGGATCCCGCAGGGCATCTGGGCGCTTGGTCTGACGATGACGGTCCTGGCGGCACTGATGCTGGCGGTGCGGGCCATCGGCCGCCTGCGGGCCGGCGACCGCGCCGGCGCTGCCGCCCTGTTCGCCCCCGTCGACGAGGTCGCATCAACCTTGGAACCGGTCATCAGCTCTGGCGACACCGAGAAAGGCCCCGGCCGATGA
- a CDS encoding TRAP transporter large permease produces the protein MIMASLLILLGLLALSVSITAALGMMGLVLATTFTTVPLERMVGDVAWQAMASDTLVAIPFFILLGEILLRAGIAEKMYTALSAWLSWLPGGTMHANIGACALFAAASGSSVATAATIGTVSIPEIGRRGYHERLFLGTLAAGGTLGILIPPSVALILYGVLTETSIPRLYLAGMVPGIVLAVLFMMLIAGVCLAIPRAGGHPARFDRAACINGLPDLVPPLIIFGVVVLTIYAGIATPTESAAFGVVTALGLAAWKRRLTLAMLRAAIEGTMRTTAMVVAIVLTALVLNFVMTFLGISQQITNAVLSLDLSPTALILAIVMFYLVLGCFMESFSIMLITVPIIVPVVTAMGYDPIWFGILLTLLLEAALITPPIGVNLYVVQGVRPAGPITDVIIGALPFVGVIFAMIILLIAVPDIALWLPSLVYD, from the coding sequence ATGATCATGGCAAGCCTTCTGATCCTTCTGGGCCTTCTGGCCCTCTCGGTGTCGATCACCGCGGCCCTCGGCATGATGGGGCTGGTGCTCGCCACCACCTTCACCACCGTGCCGCTGGAGCGGATGGTCGGCGACGTCGCCTGGCAGGCCATGGCCTCGGACACGCTGGTCGCCATCCCGTTCTTCATCCTGCTGGGCGAAATCCTGCTGCGTGCCGGCATCGCCGAAAAGATGTACACGGCCCTCAGCGCCTGGCTGTCCTGGCTGCCGGGCGGCACCATGCATGCCAATATCGGCGCCTGCGCGCTGTTCGCCGCCGCATCCGGGTCCAGCGTCGCCACGGCCGCCACCATCGGCACGGTCTCCATCCCCGAAATCGGCCGGCGCGGCTATCATGAGCGTCTGTTTCTGGGCACGCTCGCAGCCGGCGGCACGCTCGGCATCCTCATCCCGCCCTCGGTCGCCCTCATCCTCTATGGCGTGCTGACCGAAACCTCGATCCCGCGGCTCTATCTCGCCGGCATGGTGCCGGGCATCGTGCTGGCGGTGCTGTTCATGATGCTGATCGCCGGTGTCTGCCTCGCCATTCCGCGTGCCGGGGGCCATCCGGCGCGCTTCGACCGGGCGGCCTGCATCAATGGCCTGCCCGATCTGGTGCCACCGCTGATCATCTTCGGCGTCGTGGTGCTCACCATCTATGCCGGCATAGCCACGCCCACCGAGTCGGCGGCCTTCGGCGTTGTCACGGCCCTAGGGCTTGCGGCCTGGAAGCGGCGCCTGACCTTGGCCATGCTGCGCGCGGCGATCGAGGGCACCATGCGTACCACCGCCATGGTGGTGGCGATCGTGCTCACCGCCCTGGTGCTCAACTTCGTGATGACCTTCCTCGGCATCTCGCAGCAGATCACCAATGCCGTGCTCAGCCTCGATCTCAGCCCCACGGCGCTGATCCTGGCCATCGTTATGTTCTATCTGGTGCTCGGCTGCTTCATGGAGAGCTTCTCCATCATGCTGATCACCGTGCCGATCATCGTGCCGGTGGTCACCGCCATGGGCTATGACCCGATCTGGTTCGGCATCCTGCTGACCCTGCTGCTGGAAGCGGCCCTGATCACCCCGCCGATCGGTGTGAACCTCTATGTCGTGCAGGGCGTGCGCCCGGCGGGGCCGATCACCGATGTCATCATCGGGGCCCTGCCCTTCGTCGGCGTCATCTTCGCGATGATCATCCTGCTGATCGCGGTGCCGGACATCGCACTCTGGCTGCCATCCCTGGTCTATGACTGA
- a CDS encoding TetR/AcrR family transcriptional regulator — protein MKPPSPIASGFKAPRRRLTREDRLRQLVDVAWQVVGQEGTDALTLGRLAERAGVTKPVVYDHFGTRNGLLAALYQDYDARQTALMDQAIAEVAPALAPRARVIASCYVDCVLTQGREIPGVLAALAGSPELGALKRQYQLAFIDKCRAILGPFAGHGPFAGRALDAAGFWAMLGAADGVSDAAAAGEITPDDAKDALFRIIIAMVGGDAGEGGDHDRA, from the coding sequence ATGAAACCGCCATCACCGATCGCCTCCGGCTTCAAGGCTCCGCGCCGCCGCCTGACACGGGAAGACCGGCTGCGCCAGCTTGTCGACGTCGCATGGCAGGTGGTCGGGCAGGAGGGGACCGATGCCCTGACCCTGGGCCGGCTCGCCGAGCGGGCGGGTGTGACCAAGCCGGTGGTCTATGACCATTTCGGCACCCGCAACGGCCTGCTCGCGGCGCTGTATCAGGATTATGACGCCCGCCAGACGGCGCTGATGGATCAGGCCATCGCCGAGGTCGCGCCCGCACTGGCGCCCCGGGCGCGGGTGATCGCGTCGTGCTATGTCGATTGCGTGCTCACCCAGGGGCGGGAGATTCCGGGCGTGCTCGCAGCGCTTGCCGGCTCGCCGGAACTCGGCGCGCTGAAGCGGCAATATCAACTGGCTTTCATCGACAAGTGCCGGGCGATCCTTGGTCCTTTCGCCGGCCATGGTCCTTTCGCCGGGCGCGCTCTGGATGCGGCGGGGTTCTGGGCGATGCTCGGTGCCGCCGACGGGGTGTCGGATGCCGCGGCTGCCGGCGAGATCACGCCCGACGACGCCAAGGATGCGTTGTTCCGCATCATCATCGCCATGGTCGGTGGCGATGCCGGCGAGGGTGGCGATCACGACCGGGCATAA
- a CDS encoding NAD(P)H-dependent oxidoreductase has product MHALIVVSHPDPASLTHAVAGHLAQGVRSSGAGRTADLADLAAEGFAPAFTAADIAANQRAASPTPDVLAEQARIDRADALVLVYPVYWWSMPGQLKGWIDRVFTNGWAYDELPDGRLVKKLGRLRVHLVAIGGADLRTYARHGYFGAMRTQIDHGIFGYCGARVLTTDLLLPSDAGAPASHLDTARAIGGRLFATAQQGVDAA; this is encoded by the coding sequence ATGCATGCGCTCATCGTCGTCTCCCACCCGGATCCCGCCTCTCTCACCCATGCGGTGGCCGGTCATCTCGCCCAGGGCGTGCGGTCTTCAGGGGCCGGGCGAACCGCCGACCTCGCCGATCTCGCCGCCGAGGGGTTCGCCCCGGCCTTCACCGCCGCCGACATCGCAGCCAACCAGCGGGCCGCGTCGCCCACCCCGGATGTTCTGGCCGAACAGGCCCGGATCGACCGGGCGGATGCCCTGGTGCTGGTCTACCCGGTCTATTGGTGGTCGATGCCCGGCCAGTTGAAGGGCTGGATCGACCGGGTGTTCACCAATGGCTGGGCCTATGACGAACTGCCCGATGGCCGGCTGGTGAAAAAACTGGGCCGACTGCGCGTCCATCTGGTCGCGATCGGCGGGGCCGATCTGCGGACCTACGCCCGCCACGGCTATTTCGGTGCCATGCGCACCCAGATCGACCATGGCATCTTCGGCTATTGCGGCGCGCGCGTGCTCACCACCGATCTGCTGCTGCCATCCGATGCCGGTGCCCCGGCATCTCATCTCGACACCGCGCGCGCCATCGGCGGCCGGCTGTTCGCCACCGCGCAACAGGGCGTGGACGCGGCCTGA